A stretch of the Bacillus licheniformis DSM 13 = ATCC 14580 genome encodes the following:
- a CDS encoding ABC transporter substrate-binding protein — MKRFKWFALFAALILLLAACGNQDKDQSAEKNGSKDSYTVKHAMGTATIDGTPKKVVVLTNEATEAVLALGVKPVGAVQSWLGDPWYDHIKDKMKGVENVGTEAAPNIEKIASLKPDLIIGNKIRQEEVYDKLKAIAPTVFAETLSGEWKNNFKLTAEALNKKAEGEKVIADFDKRVEDIHEKLGDKVKQKVSLVRFTDADTRIYHKGSFAGTILDQLGFARPKGQEANDLGQMEVTKEQIPDMDGDVLFYYTYETGDDKASAIEKDYVNDPLFKNLNVSKKGNVHKVSDAIWNTAGGVLAANLMLDDIEKYFLK; from the coding sequence ATGAAACGTTTTAAATGGTTTGCACTGTTCGCTGCGCTTATCCTTTTATTAGCCGCCTGCGGAAATCAAGATAAAGATCAATCTGCGGAGAAGAACGGCAGCAAAGATTCCTATACTGTAAAGCACGCAATGGGAACAGCGACAATTGACGGCACTCCGAAAAAAGTCGTCGTACTCACGAATGAAGCGACAGAAGCAGTGCTCGCACTTGGCGTAAAACCTGTCGGCGCCGTTCAATCCTGGCTGGGAGATCCATGGTATGACCATATTAAAGATAAAATGAAAGGCGTAGAGAACGTCGGAACGGAGGCTGCGCCGAATATTGAAAAAATCGCGAGCCTGAAGCCTGACTTAATCATCGGCAACAAAATCCGCCAAGAAGAAGTATACGACAAGCTGAAAGCAATCGCGCCGACCGTATTTGCCGAGACATTGTCAGGGGAATGGAAAAACAACTTTAAGCTTACTGCCGAAGCGCTCAATAAAAAAGCTGAAGGCGAAAAAGTCATCGCTGACTTTGACAAGCGCGTTGAAGACATTCATGAAAAACTAGGCGATAAAGTGAAACAAAAAGTCTCTCTCGTCCGCTTTACAGATGCTGATACCCGCATCTATCACAAAGGATCATTTGCCGGAACGATTTTGGATCAGCTCGGTTTTGCAAGGCCTAAAGGCCAGGAAGCCAACGATCTCGGACAAATGGAAGTGACAAAGGAACAAATTCCTGATATGGACGGGGACGTGCTTTTTTATTACACGTATGAGACAGGCGATGACAAAGCAAGCGCCATTGAGAAAGACTATGTCAATGATCCGCTCTTTAAAAACTTAAACGTCTCCAAAAAAGGAAACGTCCATAAAGTGAGCGATGCCATCTGGAATACAGCAGGGGGCGTCCTTGCAGCAAACCTGATGCTTGATGATATTGAAAAATACTTTTTAAAATGA
- a CDS encoding putative holin-like toxin — protein sequence MTAYETISLMIAFGMLIAMLSENKEK from the coding sequence ATGACAGCATATGAAACAATCTCTTTAATGATTGCTTTTGGCATGCTGATTGCCATGTTGTCAGAGAACAAAGAAAAATAG
- the eno gene encoding phosphopyruvate hydratase, with protein sequence MPYIVDVYAREVLDSRGNPTVEVEVYTESGAFGRALVPSGASTGEYEAVELRDGDKDRYLGKGVLTAVNNVNEIIAPELIGFDVTEQVSIDKLLIELDGTENKGKLGANAILGVSMAVARAAADFLQIPLYQYLGGFNSKTLPVPMMNIVNGGEHADNNVDIQEFMIMPVGAENFREALRMGAQIFHSLKSVLKEKGLNTAVGDEGGFAPNLGSNEEALQTIVEAIEKAGFKPGEEVKLAMDAASSEFYNKEDGKYHLAGEGVVKTSAEMVDWYEELTSKYPIISIEDGLDENDWEGHKLLTERLGSKVQLVGDDLFVTNTKKLAEGIKNGVGNSILIKVNQIGTLTETFDAIEMAKRAGYTAVISHRSGETEDSTIADIAVATNAGQIKTGAPSRTDRVAKYNQLLRIEDQLAETAQYHGIQSFYNLNK encoded by the coding sequence ATGCCATACATTGTTGATGTTTATGCACGTGAAGTATTAGACTCCCGCGGTAACCCGACGGTTGAAGTTGAAGTATACACTGAATCAGGAGCTTTTGGACGCGCGCTGGTTCCAAGCGGAGCTTCCACTGGCGAATACGAAGCTGTTGAGCTTCGCGACGGCGACAAAGACCGCTACCTTGGAAAAGGCGTTTTAACAGCCGTTAACAACGTGAACGAAATCATCGCACCCGAGCTTATCGGCTTTGATGTGACTGAGCAAGTATCAATCGACAAATTGCTGATCGAACTTGACGGAACTGAAAATAAAGGCAAGCTCGGCGCCAACGCCATCCTTGGTGTATCAATGGCCGTTGCCCGCGCAGCTGCGGATTTCTTGCAGATTCCTCTATACCAATACCTTGGAGGATTCAACTCTAAAACGCTTCCTGTACCGATGATGAACATCGTAAACGGCGGAGAGCATGCGGACAACAACGTTGACATTCAAGAATTCATGATCATGCCTGTCGGTGCGGAAAACTTCCGCGAAGCACTTCGCATGGGAGCACAAATTTTCCACAGCCTGAAATCAGTCTTGAAAGAAAAAGGCTTGAACACAGCTGTAGGTGATGAAGGCGGATTCGCTCCAAACCTTGGATCTAACGAAGAAGCGCTTCAAACAATCGTTGAAGCGATCGAAAAAGCAGGATTCAAACCTGGCGAAGAAGTGAAATTGGCAATGGATGCTGCATCTTCTGAGTTCTACAACAAAGAAGACGGCAAATACCATCTTGCAGGCGAAGGCGTTGTAAAAACGTCAGCTGAAATGGTTGACTGGTACGAGGAGCTGACTTCTAAGTACCCAATCATCTCAATCGAAGACGGCCTTGACGAAAACGACTGGGAAGGCCACAAACTTCTGACTGAGCGTCTTGGCTCAAAAGTTCAGCTTGTCGGTGACGACCTTTTCGTAACAAACACGAAAAAGCTTGCTGAAGGAATCAAAAACGGCGTCGGCAACTCTATCCTGATCAAAGTAAACCAAATCGGTACATTGACTGAAACTTTCGATGCGATCGAAATGGCGAAACGCGCAGGCTACACTGCCGTTATCTCTCACCGCTCCGGTGAAACTGAAGACAGCACAATCGCTGACATCGCTGTGGCAACAAACGCAGGACAAATCAAAACAGGTGCTCCGTCTCGTACGGACCGTGTTGCGAAATACAACCAGCTTCTTCGCATCGAAGATCAATTGGCTGAAACTGCGCAATACCACGGTATTCAATCTTTCTACAACTTGAATAAGTAA
- the gpmI gene encoding 2,3-bisphosphoglycerate-independent phosphoglycerate mutase, giving the protein MSNKLAALIILDGFGLRDETVGNAVAQAKKPNFDRYWNKYPHQTLTASGEAVGLPDGQMGNSEVGHLNIGAGRIVYQSLTRVNVAIREGEFEQNETFLAAMKHVKEKGTNLHLFGLLSDGGVHSHIHHLYALLKLAKKEGVENVYIHGFLDGRDVGPQTAEKYIKELQDQIEEIGVGEIATLSGRYYSMDRDKRWDRVEKAYRAMAYGEGPKYQNPLDVVKDSYENGIYDEFVIPSVITKENGEPVATIKDNDAVIFYNFRPDRAIQISNTFTNDDFRDFDRGDKHPKNLHFVCLTHFSETVDGYVAFKPVNLDNTVGEVLSQNGLKQLRIAETEKYPHVTFFMSGGREEKFPGEERILIDSPKVATYDLKPEMSAYEVKDALVKEIEAEKHNAIILNFANPDMVGHSGKVEPTVKAIEAVDECLGEVVDAILAKGGYAIITADHGNADVLITEEGKPHTAHTTNPVPVIVTKEGVTLREGGILGDLAPTLLDLLGVEKPKEMTGSSLIQK; this is encoded by the coding sequence ATGAGTAACAAGTTAGCCGCGCTCATCATTTTAGATGGGTTTGGACTAAGGGACGAAACCGTCGGAAACGCCGTAGCCCAAGCGAAAAAACCGAACTTTGACCGCTATTGGAACAAGTATCCGCACCAGACGCTGACAGCTTCAGGAGAAGCGGTAGGTCTTCCAGACGGCCAGATGGGCAACTCGGAAGTCGGCCATCTGAATATCGGCGCAGGCCGGATCGTTTACCAAAGTCTGACGCGCGTGAACGTTGCGATTCGCGAGGGAGAATTCGAACAGAACGAAACATTCCTTGCAGCGATGAAGCACGTGAAAGAAAAAGGCACAAACCTCCACTTGTTCGGACTGCTGTCTGACGGCGGAGTGCACAGCCACATTCACCATTTATATGCACTCTTGAAACTTGCCAAAAAAGAAGGCGTTGAAAACGTCTATATTCACGGCTTCCTTGACGGCCGCGATGTAGGCCCGCAAACAGCTGAGAAGTACATCAAAGAGCTTCAGGATCAAATCGAAGAAATCGGCGTCGGCGAGATCGCAACATTGTCAGGCCGCTACTATTCAATGGACCGAGACAAGCGCTGGGACCGCGTCGAAAAAGCGTACCGCGCCATGGCATACGGAGAGGGACCGAAATATCAAAATCCGCTCGATGTCGTGAAAGATTCTTATGAAAACGGAATTTACGATGAATTCGTGATTCCTTCCGTCATTACGAAAGAAAACGGCGAACCTGTTGCGACAATCAAGGACAACGATGCGGTCATTTTCTACAACTTCAGACCCGACCGTGCGATCCAGATTTCCAACACGTTCACCAATGACGACTTCCGCGACTTCGACCGCGGAGACAAGCATCCGAAAAACCTTCATTTCGTTTGCTTGACACATTTCAGTGAAACGGTTGACGGATACGTGGCATTCAAACCGGTCAATCTCGACAACACAGTCGGCGAAGTTTTATCCCAAAACGGGCTGAAGCAGCTTCGCATCGCTGAAACTGAAAAATATCCGCACGTCACATTCTTTATGAGCGGCGGACGCGAAGAAAAGTTCCCGGGCGAAGAGCGAATCTTAATCGACTCGCCTAAAGTCGCAACATATGACTTGAAACCTGAAATGAGCGCATATGAAGTAAAAGATGCGCTTGTCAAAGAAATTGAGGCTGAAAAGCATAACGCGATCATCCTCAACTTTGCCAACCCTGACATGGTTGGACATTCAGGAAAAGTCGAGCCGACGGTCAAAGCAATCGAAGCGGTTGACGAGTGCCTCGGCGAAGTCGTTGATGCGATTCTTGCAAAAGGCGGCTACGCGATTATTACGGCCGACCACGGTAACGCAGACGTGCTGATTACCGAAGAAGGCAAGCCGCACACCGCACATACGACAAACCCGGTTCCTGTCATCGTCACAAAAGAAGGCGTGACATTAAGAGAAGGCGGAATCCTCGGGGATCTGGCGCCAACTCTTTTAGACTTGCTGGGTGTTGAAAAACCGAAAGAAATGACAGGATCGTCATTAATTCAAAAATAA
- the tpiA gene encoding triose-phosphate isomerase, whose product MRKPIIAGNWKMNKVLSEAVSFVEEVKSSIPAADKAEAVVCAPALFLEKLTSAVKGTDLKVGAQNMHFEESGAFTGEISPAALKDLGVEYCVIGHSERREMFAETDETVNKKAHAAFKYGIVPIICVGETLEEREANKTNELVADQVKKALAGLTTEQVAASVIAYEPIWAIGTGKSSTAQDANEVCAHIRKTVASEFGQTAADSVRIQYGGSVKPANIKEYMAESDIDGALVGGASLEPQSFVQLLEAGQYE is encoded by the coding sequence ATGAGAAAACCAATTATAGCCGGTAACTGGAAGATGAATAAAGTGCTTTCAGAAGCTGTCAGCTTCGTTGAAGAAGTGAAATCTTCCATTCCCGCAGCAGATAAAGCAGAAGCTGTTGTCTGTGCGCCTGCACTGTTCCTTGAAAAGCTCACATCAGCTGTAAAAGGCACAGATCTGAAAGTCGGCGCGCAAAACATGCATTTTGAAGAAAGCGGAGCTTTCACGGGTGAAATCAGCCCTGCGGCTTTGAAAGACCTTGGAGTTGAATACTGCGTCATCGGCCACTCCGAGCGCCGCGAAATGTTTGCTGAAACGGATGAAACGGTCAACAAAAAAGCGCATGCTGCATTTAAATACGGCATCGTTCCGATCATCTGCGTAGGTGAAACGCTTGAAGAGCGCGAAGCAAACAAAACAAACGAGCTTGTTGCAGACCAAGTGAAAAAAGCACTTGCAGGTTTAACAACTGAACAGGTAGCTGCTTCCGTGATCGCTTATGAGCCGATCTGGGCGATTGGAACCGGCAAGTCTTCAACTGCACAAGATGCAAACGAAGTATGCGCGCACATCCGCAAAACCGTGGCATCAGAGTTCGGACAAACTGCAGCAGACAGCGTCCGCATTCAGTACGGCGGAAGCGTAAAACCTGCGAACATTAAAGAATATATGGCCGAATCCGATATCGACGGCGCTCTTGTTGGCGGAGCAAGCCTTGAGCCGCAGTCTTTCGTGCAATTATTGGAGGCAGGTCAATATGAGTAA
- a CDS encoding phosphoglycerate kinase, producing the protein MNKKSVKDIDVKGRVVFCRVDFNVPMKDGKVTDDTRIRAALPTIQYLTEQGAKVLLASHLGRPKGQVSEELRLTPVAARLGELIGKEVKKADEAYGDAVKAQISEMKDGDILVLENVRFYPGEEKNDPELSKAFADLADVYVNDAFGAAHRAHASTAGIAEHLPAVAGFLMEKELEVLGKALSNPERPFTAIIGGAKVKDKIGVIESLLEKVDNLIIGGGLAYTFVKALGHEVGKSLLEEDKIELAKSFMDRAKEKGVNFYMPTDVLVADDFSNDANTKIVPVSEIPSDWEALDIGEETRKTYADVIKNSKLVVWNGPMGVFEIDAFAKGTRAVAEALAEANDTYSVIGGGDSAAAVEKFGLADKMSHISTGGGASLEFMEGKELPGVKALNDK; encoded by the coding sequence ATGAACAAAAAATCAGTAAAAGACATTGATGTAAAAGGCCGCGTTGTTTTCTGCCGTGTTGACTTTAACGTTCCGATGAAGGACGGAAAAGTGACGGATGATACGAGAATCCGCGCCGCACTTCCGACGATTCAATACTTAACAGAGCAGGGAGCGAAAGTTCTTCTTGCAAGCCACTTGGGCCGTCCGAAAGGCCAGGTGTCAGAAGAGCTTCGCTTAACGCCGGTAGCCGCACGCCTCGGCGAACTGATCGGCAAAGAAGTGAAAAAAGCGGATGAAGCTTACGGCGACGCCGTCAAAGCGCAAATTTCCGAAATGAAAGACGGAGATATTCTCGTATTGGAAAATGTCCGCTTCTATCCGGGAGAAGAAAAGAATGATCCTGAGCTTTCTAAAGCGTTTGCCGACCTGGCTGACGTTTATGTCAATGATGCATTCGGAGCGGCTCACCGCGCCCATGCTTCAACAGCAGGCATCGCTGAACACCTTCCGGCTGTTGCAGGCTTCCTCATGGAAAAAGAGCTTGAAGTGCTGGGCAAAGCGCTGTCAAACCCTGAACGTCCGTTTACAGCGATCATCGGCGGCGCAAAAGTAAAAGACAAAATCGGCGTGATTGAAAGTCTTCTTGAGAAAGTAGACAACCTGATCATCGGCGGCGGTCTTGCTTACACGTTCGTCAAAGCGCTCGGCCATGAAGTGGGAAAATCCCTGCTGGAAGAAGATAAAATTGAATTGGCTAAATCTTTCATGGACCGCGCCAAAGAAAAAGGCGTGAACTTCTACATGCCTACAGACGTGCTTGTTGCTGACGATTTCTCAAACGACGCCAACACGAAAATCGTGCCGGTAAGCGAAATCCCTAGCGACTGGGAAGCGCTTGACATCGGCGAGGAAACAAGAAAAACATATGCCGACGTCATCAAAAACAGCAAGCTTGTCGTTTGGAACGGACCGATGGGCGTATTCGAAATCGACGCGTTCGCTAAAGGAACAAGAGCTGTCGCTGAAGCATTAGCAGAGGCAAATGATACATACTCTGTCATCGGCGGCGGAGACTCTGCAGCTGCTGTAGAAAAGTTCGGCTTGGCTGACAAAATGAGCCACATTTCAACAGGCGGCGGAGCTTCCCTTGAGTTTATGGAAGGAAAAGAACTTCCTGGCGTCAAAGCATTGAACGACAAGTAA
- the gap gene encoding type I glyceraldehyde-3-phosphate dehydrogenase, whose amino-acid sequence MAVKVGINGFGRIGRNVFRAALNNPEVEVVAVNDLTDANMLAHLLQYDSVHGKLDAEVSVDGSNLVVNGQTIQVTAERDPSKLSWGEQGVEIVVESTGFFTKRADAAKHLEAGAKKVIISAPASEEDITIVMGVNEDKYDAANHHVISNASCTTNCLAPFAKVLNDKFGIKRGMMTTVHSYTNDQQILDLPHKDYRRARAAAESIIPTTTGAAKAVSLVLPELKGKLNGGAMRVPTPNVSLVDLVAELDKEVTAEEVNAALKEAAEGELQGVLGYSEEPLVSKDYNGNTNSSTIDALSTMVMEGSMVKVISWYDNESGYSHRVVDLAAYIAKQGL is encoded by the coding sequence ATGGCAGTAAAAGTCGGTATTAATGGTTTTGGTCGTATTGGACGCAATGTATTCCGCGCAGCATTAAATAATCCTGAAGTTGAGGTTGTGGCAGTTAACGATTTGACAGACGCTAACATGCTTGCTCACCTATTACAATATGATTCAGTACATGGAAAATTGGACGCAGAGGTTTCTGTTGACGGAAGCAACCTTGTTGTTAACGGTCAAACAATCCAAGTTACAGCAGAGCGCGATCCTTCTAAACTAAGCTGGGGAGAGCAAGGTGTTGAAATCGTTGTTGAATCAACTGGTTTCTTCACAAAACGCGCAGATGCGGCGAAACATTTGGAAGCCGGCGCGAAAAAAGTTATCATCTCAGCTCCTGCGAGTGAAGAAGATATTACAATCGTTATGGGTGTTAACGAAGATAAATACGATGCGGCTAACCACCATGTTATCTCTAACGCATCTTGCACAACAAACTGCCTTGCGCCGTTTGCAAAAGTTCTGAACGACAAATTCGGCATCAAACGCGGTATGATGACAACTGTTCACTCTTACACAAACGATCAGCAAATCCTGGATCTTCCGCACAAAGACTACCGTCGTGCGCGTGCGGCAGCTGAGAGCATCATTCCTACAACAACTGGTGCTGCGAAAGCCGTTTCCCTTGTACTTCCTGAACTGAAAGGAAAACTGAACGGCGGAGCAATGCGTGTTCCAACACCAAACGTATCACTTGTTGACCTGGTTGCTGAACTTGACAAAGAAGTAACAGCAGAAGAAGTAAACGCAGCGCTTAAAGAAGCAGCAGAAGGCGAACTTCAAGGCGTTCTTGGCTACAGCGAAGAGCCGCTTGTATCTAAAGACTACAACGGCAATACAAACTCTTCTACAATCGATGCTCTTTCTACAATGGTTATGGAAGGCAGCATGGTTAAAGTTATTTCTTGGTATGACAACGAAAGCGGATATTCTCACCGTGTTGTTGACCTTGCCGCTTACATCGCAAAACAAGGTCTTTAA
- a CDS encoding sugar-binding transcriptional regulator, with protein sequence MNQLIQAQKKLLPDLLDVMQKRYKILQYIRLTEPIGRRSLAASLGISERILRAEVQFLKEQNLLEIKTTGMILTPEGSDLLKVLEDTMKDVLGLTHLENTLKERLNLDEVIIVSGDSDQSPWVKKEMGRAAVACMKNRFTGENIVAVTGGTTLEAVAEMMTPDSKNRKLLFVPARGGLGENVRNQANTICAHMAEKASGTYKLLFVPGQLSKEAYSSIIEEPSIKEVLQTIQSSSMVIHGIGDAKTMAERRNTPKEDLKKIEENEAVAEAFGYYFDRHGEVIHKVHSVGIQLEDLDSIPNIIAVAGGSSKADAIEAYFKKPRNTVLITDEGAAKQLLREASSLNIN encoded by the coding sequence ATGAATCAACTAATACAGGCTCAGAAAAAATTATTGCCGGATCTTCTCGATGTCATGCAGAAAAGGTACAAAATTTTGCAGTACATAAGGCTGACTGAACCGATCGGCAGAAGAAGCCTTGCTGCCAGCCTCGGCATCAGCGAGCGGATTTTAAGGGCGGAGGTTCAGTTTTTAAAAGAACAAAATCTACTAGAGATTAAAACAACCGGCATGATATTGACACCTGAAGGATCCGACCTGCTGAAAGTTCTCGAAGATACGATGAAGGACGTTTTAGGTTTAACTCATTTGGAAAATACATTAAAAGAGAGGTTGAACCTCGACGAAGTCATCATTGTATCGGGAGACAGCGACCAGTCCCCATGGGTCAAAAAAGAGATGGGGAGAGCGGCCGTCGCATGCATGAAAAATAGGTTTACGGGGGAAAATATCGTCGCCGTAACCGGAGGTACGACACTTGAGGCCGTGGCAGAAATGATGACGCCTGACTCGAAAAACCGCAAGCTGCTTTTTGTTCCGGCAAGAGGCGGACTGGGCGAAAACGTCAGGAATCAGGCCAATACGATTTGCGCCCATATGGCCGAGAAAGCTTCCGGTACATACAAACTGTTATTTGTGCCGGGGCAGCTGAGCAAAGAAGCATATTCTTCTATCATTGAGGAACCTTCTATTAAAGAAGTGCTTCAGACGATTCAATCATCCAGTATGGTGATTCATGGAATCGGGGATGCTAAAACAATGGCAGAACGAAGAAATACGCCAAAGGAAGATTTGAAGAAAATAGAAGAAAATGAGGCAGTTGCAGAAGCGTTCGGCTACTATTTCGACCGCCACGGGGAAGTCATTCACAAAGTGCACAGCGTAGGCATCCAGCTTGAGGATCTCGATTCGATCCCGAACATCATTGCGGTGGCGGGAGGCTCGTCAAAAGCTGACGCCATAGAGGCATACTTCAAAAAGCCGCGCAATACGGTTTTGATCACTGATGAAGGAGCCGCAAAACAGTTATTAAGGGAAGCTTCTTCCCTCAATATAAATTAA
- a CDS encoding LLM class flavin-dependent oxidoreductase: MSEQHFKNTKYSVLNLSPIVQGGNAEQSFKQSMDLAQHAEKWGYHRFWLAEHHNIEGVASSATSVLIGYIAGGTKKMRIGSGGIMLPNHSPLVIAEQFGTLESLYPGRIDLGLGRAPGTDQLTARALRRNISSGEDFPEQLEELRQYFKPSGNVRNHVRAIPGEGLDVPIWLLGSSGFSARLAGELGLPFAFAAHFSPANTLPALELYRSSFKPGVLKEPYAMVGVTVIAADTDAKAQRLATSHYQKFLDLVRGAPTQLKPPVDDMEQIWTPREKAMVNEQLSSTIIGGPDSVKEKLEEFIRTTQANEIMINSETFDHADRLRSFEIIADVWKNG, from the coding sequence ATGTCAGAACAGCATTTCAAAAATACGAAGTATTCCGTATTAAATCTGTCTCCTATCGTACAAGGCGGAAATGCGGAACAATCTTTTAAACAATCTATGGATTTGGCGCAGCATGCCGAAAAATGGGGGTACCACAGGTTCTGGCTGGCTGAGCACCATAATATCGAAGGTGTTGCAAGCTCGGCCACCTCTGTTTTGATCGGCTATATCGCCGGAGGTACTAAGAAAATGCGCATCGGCTCGGGAGGGATTATGCTGCCGAACCATTCCCCGCTCGTCATCGCCGAACAGTTCGGAACGCTTGAATCCCTTTATCCCGGCAGAATCGATTTAGGACTTGGACGCGCTCCGGGCACTGATCAATTAACAGCGCGCGCATTAAGAAGAAACATAAGCAGCGGGGAGGATTTTCCCGAGCAGCTTGAAGAACTGCGGCAATATTTTAAGCCGTCGGGCAATGTAAGAAATCATGTGCGCGCCATACCGGGAGAAGGGCTTGATGTGCCGATTTGGCTTCTCGGTTCAAGCGGATTCAGCGCCCGGCTTGCCGGGGAGCTCGGTTTGCCGTTTGCATTTGCGGCTCATTTTTCGCCCGCCAATACGCTGCCTGCCTTGGAACTGTATCGGAGTTCGTTTAAGCCCGGCGTCTTGAAGGAGCCTTATGCGATGGTCGGGGTTACCGTTATCGCAGCCGATACGGATGCGAAAGCGCAGCGCCTGGCAACGTCGCACTATCAGAAGTTTTTGGATCTTGTCCGCGGCGCTCCGACACAGCTTAAGCCGCCTGTAGATGATATGGAACAGATTTGGACGCCGCGCGAAAAAGCGATGGTGAACGAGCAGCTCAGCTCAACGATCATCGGCGGGCCGGACAGTGTGAAAGAAAAGCTTGAAGAGTTCATCCGGACGACTCAGGCGAACGAGATCATGATCAATTCAGAAACATTTGACCATGCTGACAGACTTCGCTCGTTCGAAATCATTGCAGATGTATGGAAAAACGGATAA
- a CDS encoding amino acid permease → MEKDMQKLERTMTSRHIMMMALGGAIGAGLFKGSSKAIDLAGPSVMIPYLIGGVILLFIMQGLAEMAVRNSEARTFRDLVQSILGPYAAYFLDWIYWKMWVLNIAAEAVVAAMFLQYWLPGLPIWVLALFVSLVITSVNLLSVKSFAETEYWLALIKITVIVVFIISGFILLFFSFGQHSAVGFTHLTDHGGFFPNGAGGLITAMLVVIYSYGGTEIIGVTLAETKNPEKVVPKAVRGTLTRIIAFYLLPFFVIVSLIPWNQVNGVSESPFVMVFKMIGVPGADHLMNAVILLAVISSMNSGLYGASRILYTQASDGRMPKIFSRLSARKVPVYSILLCTSFLYLGVLFSLFAGSQTFEYLMGSLGYTVLVIWMLIAAAHLKSRKRNQTAGNGYYVKWFPYTTWVAIISLTAILIGVILTTSIVITLVTAGIYLLISAAYFFKGRNQTAGQTAAS, encoded by the coding sequence ATGGAGAAAGACATGCAGAAGCTCGAGCGCACGATGACATCGCGGCATATTATGATGATGGCATTGGGCGGAGCGATTGGGGCAGGATTATTTAAAGGAAGCAGCAAAGCGATCGATTTGGCGGGGCCTTCGGTCATGATCCCCTACTTGATCGGCGGCGTGATTTTGCTGTTTATTATGCAGGGGCTGGCCGAGATGGCTGTCCGAAACAGCGAAGCCAGAACATTCAGGGATCTGGTTCAATCGATATTAGGGCCGTATGCCGCTTATTTTTTGGACTGGATATACTGGAAAATGTGGGTTCTCAATATTGCGGCTGAGGCTGTTGTCGCCGCGATGTTTTTGCAGTACTGGCTGCCGGGGCTGCCGATTTGGGTGCTGGCGCTGTTCGTTTCACTCGTCATTACGAGCGTGAATTTGCTTTCTGTCAAAAGCTTTGCCGAGACGGAATACTGGCTTGCTCTCATTAAAATCACAGTGATTGTCGTCTTTATTATATCCGGATTTATCTTGTTATTTTTCTCTTTTGGACAACATTCGGCTGTCGGCTTTACTCATTTGACAGACCATGGCGGCTTCTTCCCGAATGGCGCCGGAGGGCTGATTACAGCCATGCTTGTCGTGATCTATTCCTACGGCGGAACGGAAATTATCGGGGTGACCCTGGCGGAAACCAAAAATCCTGAGAAGGTTGTGCCTAAAGCCGTGCGGGGAACGTTAACGCGCATTATTGCTTTTTATCTTCTGCCGTTTTTCGTGATCGTCAGCTTGATTCCATGGAATCAAGTGAACGGGGTGTCGGAGAGTCCCTTTGTCATGGTCTTTAAGATGATCGGCGTTCCCGGAGCGGATCATTTGATGAATGCGGTCATTTTACTGGCGGTCATTTCTTCTATGAACTCAGGGCTTTACGGCGCCTCCCGTATTTTGTATACACAGGCGTCAGACGGAAGAATGCCGAAAATCTTTTCGAGGCTTTCTGCGAGAAAGGTGCCGGTTTATTCGATTCTATTATGCACTTCGTTCTTATACTTGGGCGTATTGTTTTCACTATTTGCCGGCAGCCAAACGTTTGAATATTTGATGGGGTCTCTCGGCTATACCGTCCTTGTGATCTGGATGCTGATTGCCGCCGCCCATTTAAAATCGAGGAAACGGAATCAAACAGCTGGAAACGGCTACTATGTCAAATGGTTCCCTTATACGACTTGGGTGGCAATCATTTCGCTGACAGCCATACTGATCGGTGTCATCCTGACCACGTCGATTGTCATTACATTGGTGACGGCGGGGATCTATTTGCTCATTAGCGCTGCTTATTTCTTTAAAGGAAGAAACCAGACAGCCGGCCAAACGGCCGCTTCTTAA